In Rhineura floridana isolate rRhiFlo1 chromosome 1, rRhiFlo1.hap2, whole genome shotgun sequence, the following proteins share a genomic window:
- the PTGR3 gene encoding prostaglandin reductase 3 — MSFNGQSSALLRAWGARWCWLQRQLQRGSLASPVWSCLGGARPRPIVDMSYSRHFLDFQGSSIPTSMKKLVVTKLSSNFREAVILRHDVPVPLPGDSDLLVRNRFVGINASDINYSAGRYDTSVKPPFDVGFEGIGEVVALGLSASARYTVGQPVAYMRPGAFAEYTIVPAKEAIPVPSVKPEFLTLLVSGTTAYISLKELGELSEGKTVLVTAAAGGTGQYAVQLAKKAKCHVIGTCSSDEKSGFLKSIGCDHPINYKIENLAAVLKKDYPKGVDVVYESVGGKMFDLAINSLATKGRLIIIGFISGYQTHTGLQPSHVEMLPAKLLRKSASIRGFFLNHYFSEYQMAMKHLIKMCENRELVCEVDLGDMFPEGKFTGLESVFHAIDYMYMGKNIGKIVVELPHSVNSKL; from the exons ATGAGTTTCAACGGCCAGAGCAGTGCATTGCTGAGGGCTTGGGGAGCTCGGTGGTGCTGGTTGCAGCGGCAGCTACAGCGGGGTTCTTTGGCGAGTCCCGTTTGGTCTTGCTTGGGTGGTGCTCGGCCCCGACCCATCGTGGACATGTCCTACTCCCGCCACTTTCTGGATTTCCAGGGCTCGTCCATCCCCACCTCCATGAAGAAGCTGGTAGTAACTAAGCTGAGCTCAAACTTCCGAGAAGCTGTTATCCTACGACACGATGTGCCTGTGCCACTCCCGGGAGACAGTGATCTGCTCGTCAGAAACAG ATTTGTCGGCATTAATGCATCTGATATTAACTACTCAGCTGGCCGGTATGACACTTCAGTTAAGCCTCCATTTGATGTAGgttttgaaggaattggtgaagtgGTGGCCTTGGGCCTAAGTGCAAGCGCTAGATACACAGTGGGCCAGCCCGTGGCCTATATGAGACCTGGTGCTTTTGCTGAATATACTATTGTACCTGCTAAAGAAGCTATCCCAGTACCCTCTGTGAAACCTGAGTTTCTTACGCTACTGGTAAGTGGAACTACAGCATATATCAGTCTGAAGGAGCTTGGAGAATTGTCTGAAGGAAAGACGGTTCTGGTgacagcagcagctggaggaaCTGGTCAGTATGCTGTGCAACTTGCAAAGAAGGCAAAATGCCATGTAATAGGAACATGCTCCAGTGAtgaaaaatctggctttctgaaaTCCATTGGCTGTGACCACCCTATCAACTATAAAATTGAAAATCTTGCTGCTGTCCTTAAGAAGGACTACCCAAAAGGTGTGGATGTAGTGTATGAATCTGTTGGTGGAAAGATGTTTGACTTGGCTATCAACTCCTTGGCTACCAAAGGGCGTCTGATAATTATTGGTTTTATCTCTGGCTACCAAACCCATACTGGCCTTCAGCCTAGTCATGTAGAAATGTTGCCAGCAAAGCTGCTAAGAAAATCTGCCAGCATCCGGGGTTTCTTCTTAAACCATTACTTTTCTGAATACCAAATGGCTATGAAACACTTGATCAAAATGTGTGAAAACAGAGAACTGGTTTGTGAGGTAGACCTTGGAGATATGTTTCCAGAGGGCAAATTCACTGGCTTAGAGTCTGTATTCCATGCTATAGATTATATGTACATGGGGAAAAACATAGGAAAAATTGTAGTTGAATTACCTCACTCTGTCAACAGTAAGCTGTAA